In Dermacentor variabilis isolate Ectoservices chromosome 7, ASM5094787v1, whole genome shotgun sequence, a genomic segment contains:
- the LOC142588352 gene encoding ribonuclease Oy-like isoform X4, which yields METLNCCIKENKRSFWTLHGLWPSANTSSPEFCNKTLRYNATVLTPLVPLLDLYWPSLTSTNNNVFWKHEWQKHGTCATVVPQLDGLYNFFNSTLSLYLQYNITEYLLNSGVVPTSKKTYQLQTIKDALHDDIKEAANFVCYSNRNYSAPVLAEIRFCLNQELEPIDCNAKHSGCGQGDVYYLAFDKDGATARTSPLSWLLHCSWMFAISVIPMPLYRLH from the exons ATGGAAACTTTGAACTGT TGCATCAAGGAGAATAAAAGAAGTTTTTGGACTTTACACGGACTTTG GCCTTCTGCAAACACCTCAAGTCCGGAGTTTTGCAACAAAACACTTCGTTACAATGCGACAGTTCTCACG CCCCTGGTACCTCTGCTTGACCTGTATTGGCCATCTTTGACCAGTACCAACAACAATGTATTTTG GAAACATGAATGGCAAAAGCATGGCACGTGTGCCACCGTTGTGCCCCAGTTGGATGGACTGTACAACTTCTTCAACTCAACACTGAGCCTATATCTGCAGTACAATATTACCGA GTATCTACTGAACAGTGGTGTAGTGCCAACCTCTAAAAAAACGTACCAG CTACAAACAATTAAAGATGCTCTGCACGATGATATCAAAGAGGCAGCTAATTTTGTGTGCTACTCAAACAGG AACTACTCCGCACCCGTCCTGGCCGAGATTCGATTCTGCCTTAACCAGGAGCTGGAGCCCATCGATTGCAATGCGAAACACTCTGGCTGTGGTCAAGGCGACGTCTACTACTTGGCTTTTGACAAAGATGGCGCCACTGCACGGACATCGCCACTTTCATGGCTGCTGCACTGCAGCTGGATGTTTGCAATCAGTGTCATACCAATGCCACTGTACCGGTTACACTGA